A stretch of Lathyrus oleraceus cultivar Zhongwan6 chromosome 6, CAAS_Psat_ZW6_1.0, whole genome shotgun sequence DNA encodes these proteins:
- the LOC127091429 gene encoding actin-depolymerizing factor 2 encodes MANAASGMAVNDECKLKFLELKAKRTYRFIIYKIEEKQKQVVVDKLGEPANGYDDFTANLPADECRYAVYDFDFVTEENCQKSRIFFIAWCPDTSRVRSKMIYASSKDRFKRELDGIQIELQATDPTEMGLDVFRSRAN; translated from the exons ATG GCGAACGCAGCTTCAGGCATGGCAGTGAATGATGAATGCAAGTTAAAGTTTTTGGAGCTTAAGGCGAAGAGGACCTACCGGTTTATCATTTATAAGATTGAGGAGAAGCAGAAGCAAGTTGTTGTTGACAAGCTTGGTGAGCCTGCAAATGGCTATGATGATTTCACTGCCAATCTTCCTGCTGACGAGTGTCGATATGCTGTttatgattttgattttgttACTGAGGAGAATTGCCAGAAAAGCAGAATTTTCTTCATAGCTTG GTGCCCTGATACTTCTAGGGTAAGGAGCAAGATGATTTATGCAAGCTCTAAAGATAGGTTCAAGAGGGAGCTTGATGGAATTCAAATTGAGTTGCAAGCAACTGATCCTACAGAAATGGGTCTTGATGTGTTCAGAAGCCGTGCCAATTAA